In Chryseobacterium shigense, the following proteins share a genomic window:
- a CDS encoding PRTRC system protein B — MNDIIDIAKEFGTLYEPKSALIFYESLDSNKTMYVEHFDMDRNGNPINAHPLTVNEAKELAKSLNTDEEKDKTFLQSKGILPTYILNINPSQNGSVLWHSPSQERQMYFVKNLEIPNGKAKIPALLWLASKERLSVFALANDKRPTEKTLLYYAPFFNVYEDGAVCMGTVNIHIKNSASVEEFTNAWEDYFFNSYFSHLLDNYNPIKGNCVNLWEKLIETGETFPVGVLKKNGKTLKNVLR, encoded by the coding sequence ATGAACGATATAATAGACATCGCCAAAGAATTCGGAACATTATATGAGCCAAAATCAGCACTTATTTTTTATGAATCTTTAGATAGCAATAAAACGATGTATGTAGAGCATTTTGATATGGACAGAAACGGAAATCCAATCAACGCCCATCCTTTGACCGTAAACGAAGCCAAAGAATTGGCAAAATCATTAAATACTGACGAAGAAAAGGACAAAACTTTTTTACAATCGAAAGGGATTTTACCAACCTATATTCTGAATATCAATCCTAGTCAAAACGGTTCTGTACTTTGGCATTCTCCATCACAAGAAAGGCAGATGTACTTTGTAAAAAATTTGGAAATACCCAACGGAAAAGCAAAAATTCCTGCATTACTTTGGCTTGCCAGTAAAGAGCGTCTTTCCGTTTTTGCTTTGGCAAATGATAAAAGACCAACCGAAAAAACACTATTGTATTACGCACCTTTTTTCAATGTGTATGAGGACGGAGCAGTCTGTATGGGAACAGTCAATATCCATATCAAAAATTCGGCTTCTGTAGAAGAATTTACCAACGCTTGGGAAGATTACTTTTTCAATTCTTATTTCAGTCATTTATTGGACAATTATAATCCGATAAAAGGAAATTGCGTAAACCTTTGGGAAAAATTAATAGAAACAGGCGAAACTTTTCCTGTGGGAGTATTGAAAAAAAATGGTAAAACCCTTAAAAATGTATTGCGATGA
- a CDS encoding PRTRC system ThiF family protein, whose product MNSKIILNQEIKSKVHFTDGELISPTNPISVNLIGAGGTGSQMLTALARMNHALTELNHAGLSVRLWDDDLITEANLGRQLFAECELGLYKSVALSNRINRFFGTNWKAETVRFEKDRFDRLPENAKATITITCVDNVQARFGIAEILKEKVNFGSYRDEPKYWMDFGNGQYTGQVFLSTVGVIRQPKSEKYETVGNLPFVTDEFGELLKQSETEDDTPSCSVAEALEKQDLYINSVLAQMGSSLIWNLFRNGLTENRGFFLNLKNFHSQPIKL is encoded by the coding sequence ATGAATAGCAAAATAATACTAAATCAAGAAATAAAATCGAAAGTCCATTTTACTGATGGTGAGTTAATCAGTCCGACCAATCCGATTTCGGTAAATCTAATCGGAGCAGGCGGAACAGGTTCTCAAATGCTTACTGCATTGGCAAGGATGAACCATGCATTGACGGAACTTAATCACGCAGGTTTATCCGTAAGATTGTGGGATGATGATCTAATTACCGAAGCCAATTTAGGCAGACAGCTATTTGCGGAATGCGAATTGGGATTGTACAAATCCGTTGCATTAAGTAATCGTATCAACCGATTTTTCGGCACGAATTGGAAAGCTGAAACTGTAAGATTTGAAAAAGACCGTTTTGACAGATTGCCCGAAAACGCAAAAGCAACCATTACGATTACCTGCGTTGACAATGTACAGGCGAGATTTGGTATTGCTGAAATTCTGAAAGAAAAAGTTAATTTCGGAAGTTATCGGGACGAACCAAAATATTGGATGGATTTTGGAAACGGTCAATACACAGGACAGGTGTTTTTATCAACGGTCGGAGTAATCCGACAACCCAAATCCGAGAAATACGAAACAGTGGGAAATCTTCCTTTTGTTACGGATGAATTTGGAGAGTTACTCAAACAATCTGAAACCGAAGATGATACGCCAAGTTGCAGTGTAGCCGAAGCACTCGAAAAGCAGGATTTGTACATTAATTCGGTTTTGGCACAAATGGGAAGTTCATTAATTTGGAATTTATTCCGCAACGGATTGACCGAAAATAGAGGTTTTTTCCTTAATCTGAAAAATTTCCATTCACAGCCTATTAAGTTATAA
- a CDS encoding transposase, which yields MTRFLFLSALLFATFGYSQTNCDALKKENEALQSTNKVLVSENEYLKKVLDINKPILETEKENSTFKITKVTGNKVGKNIEIIFLIESKDENKKMTIEDIFAIDIEGNEYKIDFSKSSKTFPQLAKNIPVKITFSFKDIQGEPMFIKMFRFKTTSQPDRNSFEKIRSNLEFKDLKVSWN from the coding sequence ATGACAAGATTTTTATTTTTATCAGCACTATTATTTGCAACATTTGGATACAGTCAAACGAATTGTGATGCTTTGAAAAAAGAAAATGAAGCTTTGCAATCAACAAACAAAGTTTTGGTTTCAGAAAATGAATATTTGAAAAAAGTGCTTGATATTAACAAACCGATACTCGAAACAGAAAAAGAAAATTCGACTTTTAAAATAACGAAAGTAACAGGGAACAAAGTCGGAAAAAATATCGAAATTATATTTCTGATCGAATCTAAAGATGAGAATAAAAAAATGACTATCGAAGATATATTTGCTATAGATATTGAAGGAAATGAATATAAAATTGATTTCTCTAAATCTAGCAAAACCTTTCCGCAGTTAGCCAAAAATATTCCTGTAAAAATTACTTTTTCATTTAAAGATATACAGGGCGAACCAATGTTTATAAAAATGTTTAGATTCAAAACGACATCACAGCCAGACAGGAATTCGTTTGAAAAAATAAGGTCAAATTTAGAGTTTAAAGACTTAAAAGTAAGTTGGAATTAA
- a CDS encoding DUF6876 family protein: MKNPNISANEFYNDFIGTETYYKYLLGLLLTDGVKTVADEEHCYWFLDCIASYQFKEKFKQEEFQVWKIERVEDSRFRLSATSGNNKVLITQDIEYSDFFFNELTIWKESNVLLLPSEH, from the coding sequence ATGAAAAATCCAAACATTTCAGCAAATGAATTCTACAATGATTTTATAGGTACAGAAACATACTACAAGTATCTTTTAGGACTACTGCTAACTGATGGTGTAAAAACCGTTGCTGATGAAGAACATTGTTATTGGTTTCTTGACTGCATTGCATCTTATCAGTTTAAAGAAAAATTTAAGCAGGAAGAATTTCAGGTCTGGAAAATCGAACGAGTTGAAGACTCTAGATTTAGGCTTTCTGCAACAAGCGGAAATAATAAAGTCTTAATTACACAGGATATTGAGTATTCCGATTTCTTTTTTAATGAACTAACCATTTGGAAAGAAAGTAATGTGCTACTGCTTCCGAGCGAACATTAA
- a CDS encoding DUF3853 family protein yields MNIDPKKPLLQLTVEEFLDLQKNNVPEKKYEYGLKGLAKTLGCSRSKAAEIKSSGILDDAIIQNGHLIIIDKDKAMELMALHKK; encoded by the coding sequence ATGAATATAGATCCTAAAAAGCCATTACTTCAGTTGACTGTCGAGGAATTTCTGGATTTACAAAAAAACAATGTTCCAGAAAAAAAGTACGAATATGGACTTAAAGGTTTAGCCAAAACGCTTGGATGTTCCCGCTCGAAAGCAGCGGAAATCAAATCCAGCGGAATATTGGATGATGCCATTATTCAAAACGGACATCTAATAATCATCGATAAAGATAAAGCAATGGAATTGATGGCTTTGCATAAAAAATGA
- a CDS encoding toprim domain-containing protein, giving the protein MLDKNKVLSSTRDGLDVFKHFLPGDWRVGRKFKNPFYDDTKASCNIYFDRRSDMYRIKDFGNPDYDGDCFSLVGKIKNLDCNKDFTEILKQINEEMNLGLENNYALPQDRSSLRAKANNVNENSVKELAYHPKPYTVFERSFTLKEIEFWKQYGITREILKLYKVVSLDEFTSENKDSKPFTIQSSVEEPMFGYFGKKYVKIYRPFSQIRFLYGGNLPESYCFGLEQLPAKGNTLFITGGEKDVLSLASKGFYAICFNSETSSISESLIKKLSYRFKHILILYDVDKTGLEASLKHQKQLSGFGVNRLILPLSGTKQEKDISDFFRMGNAKNDFNQLFLEFLDQLYNETMAILKPCEIDFSQPPLQSQTLISINDVPLGTQGNLMGLTGGEGTGKSNYVGSLIAGTLCQGDHIDTLGTHILPNNEGKAVLLYDTEQSENQLYKNISGILKRSGRESMPNYFKAYCLAGMSRKERMQAILQSMDKFYYQFSGIHMVVIDGIADLIRCANDEAESVALIDELYRMAGIYKTCIVGVLHFTPNGLKLRGHLGSELQRKAAAILSIEKDDDPQISVVKALKVRDGSPLDVPLIQFSWDKEKGMHVFVGEKTKEEKEKRKEIELANIARNLFSQQKRYTYAGLCEKLQSMMAVKDRTAKSYIKFMREKGLIVKDAENSYELKK; this is encoded by the coding sequence ATGTTAGACAAAAACAAGGTACTCAGTAGCACCCGTGACGGACTAGATGTTTTCAAACACTTCCTTCCCGGAGATTGGCGTGTGGGCAGAAAATTCAAAAATCCATTTTATGACGATACCAAAGCATCGTGCAACATCTACTTTGACCGGAGAAGCGATATGTATCGTATAAAGGATTTTGGTAATCCTGATTATGACGGAGATTGTTTTTCATTGGTAGGAAAAATAAAAAACCTAGACTGTAATAAGGATTTTACAGAAATCCTGAAACAGATCAATGAAGAAATGAATTTGGGATTGGAAAATAATTATGCATTGCCTCAAGATAGAAGTTCTTTAAGAGCAAAAGCAAATAATGTAAATGAAAATTCAGTGAAAGAACTGGCGTATCATCCTAAACCTTACACCGTATTTGAACGCAGCTTTACACTGAAAGAAATTGAGTTTTGGAAACAATATGGCATTACTCGTGAAATTCTGAAACTGTACAAAGTGGTTTCATTAGATGAATTTACAAGTGAAAATAAAGACTCAAAACCTTTTACCATACAATCTTCAGTTGAAGAGCCTATGTTTGGGTATTTTGGCAAAAAGTATGTTAAAATTTACCGTCCTTTTTCCCAAATCCGTTTCCTGTACGGTGGAAATCTGCCTGAATCCTATTGTTTTGGATTAGAACAATTGCCTGCCAAAGGAAACACCCTGTTTATTACGGGAGGAGAAAAAGATGTACTCTCATTAGCTTCCAAAGGATTCTATGCGATTTGCTTCAACAGTGAAACCAGTTCGATATCAGAAAGTCTGATTAAAAAACTTTCCTATCGTTTCAAACACATTCTGATTTTGTATGATGTGGACAAAACGGGGTTGGAGGCTTCGCTCAAACATCAGAAGCAATTGTCTGGTTTCGGAGTAAATCGTTTGATCCTACCTCTTTCAGGAACTAAACAGGAAAAGGATATTTCCGATTTTTTCAGAATGGGAAATGCCAAAAATGACTTTAACCAATTATTTCTTGAATTTTTAGACCAATTATACAATGAAACTATGGCGATACTAAAACCTTGCGAAATCGACTTTAGTCAGCCTCCATTACAATCACAAACCTTGATTTCTATTAATGATGTTCCTTTAGGGACACAAGGAAATTTAATGGGACTAACAGGCGGTGAAGGAACCGGAAAAAGTAATTATGTAGGAAGCCTGATTGCCGGAACATTATGTCAGGGCGACCATATAGATACTTTAGGAACCCATATTTTACCTAATAACGAAGGTAAAGCCGTTTTGCTTTACGATACCGAACAATCCGAAAATCAACTGTACAAAAACATTTCAGGTATTCTGAAACGATCTGGAAGAGAAAGTATGCCTAACTATTTCAAAGCCTACTGTTTGGCAGGGATGTCACGAAAAGAAAGGATGCAGGCAATATTACAGAGTATGGATAAATTTTACTACCAATTTTCAGGAATTCATATGGTCGTGATAGACGGAATTGCCGATTTGATACGATGTGCCAATGATGAAGCAGAGAGTGTTGCCTTAATTGACGAGCTCTACCGTATGGCAGGAATATACAAAACCTGCATTGTCGGTGTACTGCACTTTACACCCAACGGACTAAAACTTCGGGGACATCTTGGAAGCGAACTCCAGAGAAAAGCAGCCGCTATTTTATCCATCGAGAAAGATGACGATCCCCAAATATCTGTGGTAAAAGCATTGAAAGTAAGAGACGGAAGCCCATTGGATGTTCCGCTTATTCAATTTTCTTGGGATAAGGAAAAAGGAATGCACGTTTTTGTCGGGGAAAAAACCAAGGAAGAAAAAGAGAAACGCAAAGAGATAGAACTGGCAAATATTGCCCGAAATCTATTTTCGCAACAAAAGCGTTATACCTATGCTGGATTATGTGAGAAACTTCAAAGTATGATGGCAGTCAAAGACCGAACGGCAAAGAGTTATATAAAATTTATGCGTGAGAAAGGATTGATTGTTAAAGATGCTGAAAATAGTTATGAGCTCAAAAAATAA
- a CDS encoding helix-turn-helix domain-containing protein — MEVITIESQAFKNLMSKVDTIFDYVISQQNIQDEEDSWVDSYEVCTFLKISDRTLQRLRSENKINYSRIRGKNYYKISEIKRMMEENLIRRSEDCLQNLILNHQKNVRQKQGTQ; from the coding sequence ATGGAAGTAATCACTATTGAATCACAAGCTTTTAAAAACTTGATGTCAAAAGTAGACACAATCTTCGATTATGTTATTTCCCAGCAAAACATACAAGATGAAGAAGACAGTTGGGTAGACAGCTATGAGGTATGTACCTTTTTGAAGATTAGTGACCGAACTCTGCAAAGACTACGCAGTGAAAATAAAATTAACTATTCCCGTATTAGAGGGAAAAATTACTACAAAATCAGTGAAATTAAAAGAATGATGGAGGAAAACCTAATCCGTCGGAGTGAAGACTGTTTACAAAATCTGATCTTAAACCACCAAAAGAATGTTAGACAAAAACAAGGTACTCAGTAG